In a genomic window of Roseiflexus castenholzii DSM 13941:
- a CDS encoding M20/M25/M40 family metallo-hydrolase produces the protein MTEPAVISTDQLICDLDHLISLPGSPGQADDLRAVAARIAAMMRSRGLHVEVRPTSGAPIVIGWRGGRQPYTVLLYHHYDTPSPGPWRAWRHDPFQLAERDGIVYGRGVADGKGPLAAHLNAIAALIDAEGELPCGVVVVAEGDYLTGSPYLGALIADRRALFKADACLASGGDRDAGGQPFCYSGAKGLVQVLLRVQQSQNPLPAGLAASIPNPLWRLIWALNQIKTDQEEVLIGGFYDAIEGPTTAENRILRTVFADETGRRNAWNVDQFLFGLTGAPLVRSEVTLPTCNINLLQTEPMGDPPLIPRSALARLDFQLVPRQFPQMVVEALQAHLAAKGLSDILVERLPGGYPPAQSRIDDSFVQLVSDVGRYIHGAPLTILPRGPFNLPLFYFAEAFGIPVASVGVARPSSAILGANENIPLPDLVRHGQHLIEVLYACAAAHASA, from the coding sequence GTGACTGAGCCAGCCGTCATCTCGACCGATCAACTCATCTGCGATCTCGATCACCTCATCAGCCTGCCGGGCAGCCCTGGTCAGGCTGATGATCTACGCGCCGTCGCCGCACGCATTGCGGCAATGATGCGCAGCCGCGGCTTGCACGTCGAAGTGCGCCCGACCTCCGGTGCGCCGATTGTCATTGGTTGGCGCGGCGGGCGTCAACCATACACCGTTCTGCTCTATCATCACTATGATACACCCTCTCCCGGTCCCTGGCGCGCCTGGCGCCACGATCCGTTTCAGTTGGCGGAGCGCGATGGCATTGTGTATGGGCGTGGCGTGGCAGACGGGAAGGGACCGCTGGCGGCGCACCTGAATGCCATCGCCGCCTTGATCGATGCAGAAGGTGAACTGCCTTGCGGTGTCGTGGTGGTTGCCGAGGGCGACTATCTGACCGGCAGCCCATATCTTGGCGCTCTGATTGCCGACCGCCGCGCTCTCTTCAAAGCCGACGCCTGCCTGGCGAGCGGGGGCGACCGCGACGCCGGCGGGCAACCGTTCTGCTACAGCGGCGCAAAGGGGTTGGTGCAGGTGCTGTTGCGCGTGCAGCAGTCGCAGAACCCCCTGCCCGCCGGATTGGCAGCCAGCATCCCCAACCCGCTCTGGCGCCTGATCTGGGCGCTCAACCAGATCAAGACCGACCAGGAAGAGGTGCTGATCGGCGGATTCTATGATGCTATCGAAGGTCCCACCACTGCTGAGAACCGCATCCTGCGCACGGTGTTCGCCGATGAGACCGGGCGGCGCAATGCCTGGAACGTCGATCAGTTCCTCTTCGGGTTGACCGGTGCGCCGTTGGTGCGCTCGGAAGTGACCCTGCCGACGTGCAATATCAATCTGTTGCAAACTGAGCCGATGGGCGATCCTCCGCTCATTCCGCGTAGCGCCCTCGCGCGACTGGATTTTCAACTCGTTCCCCGGCAGTTCCCGCAGATGGTCGTCGAGGCGCTCCAGGCGCATCTTGCCGCTAAAGGATTATCCGATATCCTGGTTGAACGACTGCCCGGCGGCTATCCTCCTGCTCAGTCGCGGATTGACGATTCCTTTGTGCAGTTGGTGAGCGATGTCGGCAGGTATATCCACGGAGCGCCACTCACCATCCTGCCGCGCGGTCCGTTCAACCTGCCGTTGTTCTATTTTGCCGAAGCGTTTGGCATTCCGGTCGCTTCCGTTGGTGTCGCGCGTCCGTCGAGCGCCATTCTTGGCGCAAATGAAAACATCCCGCTTCCCGATCTGGTGCGTCATGGTCAGCATCTGATCGAGGTGCTCTACGCATGCGCCGCCGCACATGCAAGCGCCTGA
- a CDS encoding peptide ABC transporter substrate-binding protein, with product MQRVLILTVACIALAGCTIEGGVPTPTPEPTLPASAPIPTGAVVAERIAERNDTWMIGALDLPADLYPYPQSAATRRASATITELLFPSPILPYNYGYTATGVLERIPTLENGDAEMRKVDVYLDATGAITTTVTDVVTQVDQLVITFRWNPRLRWSDGTPVTADDSVFAYELAKAAPPGDAAAELLAKTATYEKIDDHTTRAVLRPDYVGAAYFVSYWTPLPRHLLQGVDPARVRESAFARQPVGYGPYMLVERTATELRFERNPHYFGPTPAASRLVVRVFPDLDLLRANLLNGNLDLGIADRISTAPLIRFDTDAAEGAVQVFTVSSPVWEHILFNLDVPALQDIRVRRALAYGTNRQAMVDALFGGRTPVLDGWVVPEHPLAAPPDQVTRYPYNPDQARQLLDEAGYTDPDGDGIRASPDGATLTLQLLTTQGSDVRRAIARRFQADMRAIGVAIDINEASPDEVFDSDGPLYLRQFDLALFGWIAGPEPGGLQLWSCAAVPAESNNYRGENFAGWCFRDADRAVRTADTTLDPAERAEAYLRQQQLWTQELPAIPLFQRLSIVVAAPDVRGLAPDPLAPVTWNVAAWKREK from the coding sequence GTGCAGCGTGTTCTGATCCTGACGGTCGCCTGCATCGCACTGGCGGGATGCACGATTGAGGGAGGCGTCCCGACGCCGACGCCTGAACCAACCCTCCCGGCGAGCGCTCCCATTCCCACCGGTGCAGTGGTTGCCGAACGCATCGCCGAGCGCAACGACACATGGATGATCGGGGCGCTTGATCTTCCAGCGGATCTGTACCCATACCCGCAGTCCGCCGCCACCCGCCGCGCATCGGCGACGATCACCGAGTTGCTCTTCCCGTCGCCAATCCTACCCTATAACTACGGTTATACCGCAACAGGAGTGCTCGAACGCATCCCCACACTCGAAAATGGCGATGCGGAAATGCGCAAGGTCGATGTCTATCTCGATGCCACCGGCGCGATAACCACTACGGTCACCGATGTCGTCACCCAGGTCGATCAACTGGTGATCACCTTCCGCTGGAACCCGCGGCTGCGCTGGTCCGACGGCACGCCGGTTACAGCGGACGACTCGGTGTTCGCCTATGAATTGGCGAAAGCCGCGCCGCCAGGCGACGCGGCAGCCGAATTGCTGGCAAAAACCGCTACATACGAGAAGATCGATGATCATACCACGCGCGCGGTGCTCCGCCCCGATTATGTGGGGGCGGCATATTTTGTGAGTTACTGGACGCCGCTGCCACGCCATCTGCTCCAGGGCGTCGATCCGGCGCGGGTGCGCGAGAGCGCATTTGCTCGTCAACCGGTCGGGTATGGTCCCTATATGCTGGTCGAACGCACTGCCACTGAACTGCGCTTCGAGCGCAACCCGCATTATTTCGGTCCGACGCCAGCGGCGTCGCGGCTGGTCGTGCGCGTGTTTCCCGATCTCGACCTGCTGCGCGCCAATCTGCTCAACGGCAATCTCGATCTGGGCATTGCTGATCGGATCTCGACCGCCCCGCTGATCCGCTTCGACACCGACGCCGCCGAAGGCGCCGTACAGGTCTTCACCGTCTCCAGTCCAGTTTGGGAACATATTCTGTTCAATCTGGATGTTCCGGCACTCCAGGATATTCGGGTGCGGCGCGCGCTGGCGTATGGCACAAACCGGCAGGCGATGGTCGATGCGCTCTTTGGTGGACGAACGCCGGTTCTGGATGGTTGGGTGGTGCCGGAGCACCCCCTTGCCGCGCCGCCCGATCAGGTGACCCGCTACCCGTATAATCCCGATCAGGCACGGCAGTTGCTCGATGAAGCCGGATATACCGACCCCGATGGCGATGGCATCCGTGCGTCGCCCGATGGCGCCACGCTAACGCTGCAACTGCTGACGACGCAAGGGAGCGACGTGCGGCGCGCAATTGCCCGCCGTTTTCAAGCAGATATGCGCGCAATCGGCGTCGCAATCGATATTAACGAAGCGTCGCCCGACGAGGTGTTCGACTCAGATGGACCCCTCTACCTCCGACAGTTCGATCTTGCGCTCTTCGGGTGGATCGCTGGACCAGAGCCGGGCGGGTTGCAACTCTGGAGTTGCGCCGCCGTTCCCGCCGAGAGCAACAACTATCGTGGCGAGAACTTTGCCGGCTGGTGTTTCCGCGACGCGGATCGCGCGGTACGCACCGCCGACACGACCCTCGACCCCGCCGAACGGGCTGAGGCGTACCTGCGTCAGCAGCAACTGTGGACGCAGGAACTCCCGGCGATTCCTCTGTTTCAACGCCTGAGCATCGTGGTGGCAGCACCCGATGTGCGTGGGCTTGCCCCCGATCCCCTCGCGCCGGTGACATGGAATGTGGCGGCGTGGAAAAGGGAAAAGTAA
- the dnaE gene encoding DNA polymerase III subunit alpha has translation MNDFVHLHVHSEYSLLDGYAATGAIAARAVELGMDSIALTDHGVMYGAMEFYTNAKKAGIKPIIGLEAYMAPGSRREATSRGAKHYYHLLLLAKDEIGYRNLVRLTTRAHLDGMGKGVFARPRIDRALLEQHHEGLIVTSACIAGEVIQRLKEEQKEQAREIAAYYRDLLGPDNYFLELQLHDNTPELEAINDELVRIGKELGIPLVVTNDTHFVRPEDVDAHKMILALGYNMTLKELCAKQYEMDATYHIMSGEEMWRRFKKYGTTPLENTRRIAERCNLNLEFGRVQLPTIDIPEGHDASSYLRFVCEEGLMRRFNGNPPEAYMKRLEYELDVINQTGFPDYMLIVWDYVKFARARGIPCLPRGSAGASLILYCLGITDVDPVKNKLLFERFLSPERLEMPDIDIDFADSRRHEVLEYIAERYGRENTAQIITYGTLGAKAAIRDIGRVLDIPLSEVDRVARLIPALPVGTTIAQALERVPELKQIYETNPELANLIDWAQKVEGRMKSVGTHACGVVVSRTPLEEIVPLQRTTKDENALMAAFEGPTLQKMGLLKMDVLGLTNLSVVAEALQYIAQTTGKTMELADIPLDDPKVFEALGRGETTNVFQLESPGMTRYLMQLKPTRVEDLYAMVALYRPGPLEQIPVYIHNKNHPQDITYLHPILKPILEDTYGVIVYQEQIMRLLQEVADYTLGQAYIVIKAISKKDKKLMAENEVKFKQGCLRKGLTQEQADQLWELILPFAGYSFNRPHSTLYGLLSYQTAWLKVNYPVEYMAAVLKGAGGATDDIAKAVNECRQRGVPVLGPNINDSAFDFTIREFRDPSDGNLKRGILFGLAAIKNVGAGPIEAILRERDAGGPFRSLEDVCERVDRHALNKRVLESLIKCGALDALPGNRWQKLEILDAAMEAGARAQKNRETGQIDMFGGLVSQAAEVIAALPLPVIEETAERRKEKLAWEKELLGVVFSSDPRKTALERANIEHRVPLAAIRNAEGLPDYLGKVHTFAGMLTRVRMIATKKGDTMLVATLEDENEDTVELVAFPKACEKYRDLLRQDALLIVQAKVDERNGVVQLVLESATLLDLSAAEPPPAAPEMDLEGLAEEGEPEVITTALHDASEEPAAPTDAAGAAPAPAAPPEVHTPPASSASAPPPITTPISIIKPHAPSRSRTAPASNGNGHDHHAPATNGDTASGRTMRLRFQRSADQEADIQLMQHVYDLLRGRDGADQVVIQLDTLDRRVLLRMRQTITCDDGLIDALRGVLGEACVSVE, from the coding sequence ATGAACGACTTCGTTCACCTGCACGTTCACTCCGAATACAGCCTGCTCGACGGATATGCCGCTACCGGCGCCATCGCTGCACGCGCGGTCGAACTGGGGATGGACAGCATCGCCTTGACCGACCACGGCGTCATGTACGGCGCCATGGAGTTCTACACCAACGCAAAGAAGGCCGGCATCAAGCCGATCATCGGGCTGGAAGCCTACATGGCGCCTGGATCGCGTCGGGAAGCGACGAGCCGCGGCGCAAAACATTACTATCACCTGCTGTTGCTGGCGAAAGACGAGATCGGCTACCGCAACCTTGTGCGCCTGACGACGCGCGCCCACCTTGACGGCATGGGAAAGGGGGTCTTCGCCCGTCCGCGCATTGATCGCGCATTGCTCGAACAGCACCACGAGGGGTTGATTGTCACATCAGCATGCATTGCCGGCGAAGTCATTCAGCGCCTGAAAGAAGAGCAGAAGGAACAGGCGCGCGAAATCGCCGCCTATTACCGCGATCTGCTCGGGCCCGACAACTATTTCCTCGAACTGCAACTCCACGATAACACGCCGGAACTCGAAGCGATCAACGACGAACTGGTGCGCATCGGGAAAGAACTGGGCATTCCGCTGGTTGTGACGAATGATACCCACTTTGTGCGCCCTGAGGATGTCGACGCGCACAAGATGATCCTGGCGCTCGGCTACAACATGACCCTCAAGGAGTTGTGCGCGAAGCAGTATGAAATGGACGCGACGTACCACATTATGTCCGGCGAAGAGATGTGGCGACGGTTCAAAAAGTATGGGACGACTCCGCTCGAGAATACCCGCCGGATCGCCGAGCGCTGCAACCTGAACCTGGAGTTCGGTCGCGTCCAGTTGCCGACCATCGACATTCCCGAAGGGCACGACGCCTCTTCCTACCTGCGGTTCGTCTGCGAAGAAGGGTTGATGCGACGCTTCAACGGCAATCCGCCTGAAGCGTACATGAAGCGTCTCGAGTACGAACTCGACGTGATTAATCAGACGGGATTCCCCGATTATATGCTGATCGTCTGGGACTACGTCAAGTTCGCGCGCGCACGCGGCATTCCCTGCCTGCCACGCGGGTCGGCGGGTGCGTCGCTGATTCTCTACTGCCTGGGCATCACCGATGTCGATCCGGTCAAGAACAAACTGCTCTTCGAGCGCTTCCTCAGCCCGGAACGCCTGGAGATGCCGGATATCGACATCGATTTCGCCGATAGCCGTCGCCACGAGGTGCTCGAATATATCGCCGAACGGTATGGACGCGAGAACACCGCGCAGATCATTACGTATGGCACGTTGGGCGCCAAAGCGGCCATCCGCGATATCGGGCGGGTGCTGGACATCCCGCTCAGCGAGGTTGATCGCGTCGCCCGACTCATTCCGGCGCTTCCGGTCGGGACGACGATTGCGCAGGCGCTCGAACGGGTGCCGGAGCTGAAACAGATCTACGAGACCAACCCCGAACTGGCGAACTTGATCGATTGGGCGCAGAAGGTCGAAGGGCGGATGAAGAGCGTCGGCACCCACGCCTGCGGCGTCGTGGTCAGTCGCACCCCGCTCGAAGAAATTGTCCCGCTCCAGCGCACGACGAAGGACGAGAACGCGCTGATGGCGGCATTCGAGGGACCCACGCTGCAAAAGATGGGTTTGCTGAAAATGGACGTCCTGGGGCTGACCAACCTCTCGGTTGTGGCTGAGGCGTTGCAGTATATCGCGCAGACGACCGGCAAAACGATGGAACTCGCCGACATTCCACTCGACGATCCAAAGGTGTTCGAGGCGCTCGGTCGCGGCGAAACGACGAATGTGTTCCAACTGGAAAGTCCAGGGATGACCCGCTATCTGATGCAACTCAAGCCAACCCGCGTCGAAGACCTGTACGCGATGGTCGCGCTGTACCGTCCTGGTCCGCTCGAACAGATTCCGGTCTATATTCACAACAAGAACCATCCCCAAGACATCACCTACCTCCATCCGATCCTGAAACCAATCCTTGAAGACACCTACGGCGTGATCGTCTACCAGGAACAGATCATGCGCCTGCTTCAGGAGGTCGCCGATTATACGCTTGGTCAGGCGTATATCGTCATCAAAGCCATCAGCAAGAAAGATAAGAAGTTGATGGCGGAGAACGAGGTCAAGTTCAAACAGGGATGCCTCAGAAAAGGGTTGACCCAGGAGCAGGCGGATCAGTTGTGGGAATTGATCCTGCCATTTGCCGGCTACTCCTTCAACCGTCCACACTCGACGCTCTATGGACTGCTGAGTTATCAGACCGCCTGGCTCAAGGTGAACTATCCGGTCGAGTACATGGCCGCCGTGCTGAAGGGCGCCGGCGGCGCGACCGACGACATCGCCAAAGCGGTCAACGAATGCCGTCAGCGCGGCGTTCCGGTGCTTGGACCCAATATCAACGACAGCGCATTCGATTTTACCATCCGCGAGTTCCGCGATCCGTCGGACGGGAACCTCAAACGCGGCATCCTGTTCGGTCTGGCAGCGATCAAGAATGTCGGCGCCGGACCGATTGAGGCAATCCTGCGCGAACGCGACGCCGGCGGTCCGTTTCGCTCGCTCGAAGATGTGTGCGAGCGGGTGGATCGTCATGCGCTGAACAAGCGTGTGCTCGAAAGCCTGATCAAGTGCGGCGCGCTCGACGCACTTCCCGGCAATCGCTGGCAGAAGCTGGAGATTCTCGATGCCGCAATGGAGGCGGGGGCGCGCGCGCAGAAGAACCGCGAAACCGGGCAGATCGACATGTTTGGCGGTCTTGTGTCTCAGGCTGCCGAGGTCATCGCCGCTCTTCCGTTGCCGGTCATTGAAGAAACTGCGGAACGCCGCAAGGAAAAACTGGCGTGGGAAAAAGAGTTGCTCGGCGTGGTCTTTTCGAGCGATCCGCGCAAAACGGCGCTGGAACGCGCAAATATTGAGCATCGCGTGCCGCTTGCCGCCATTCGCAACGCTGAAGGGTTGCCGGACTATCTGGGCAAGGTGCATACCTTTGCCGGGATGCTGACGCGCGTTCGCATGATTGCGACCAAGAAGGGCGACACGATGCTGGTTGCGACGCTCGAAGACGAAAACGAGGATACGGTCGAACTGGTCGCCTTCCCGAAAGCCTGCGAGAAATACCGCGACCTGCTGCGGCAGGATGCATTGCTGATCGTGCAGGCAAAGGTCGATGAACGGAATGGTGTGGTGCAATTGGTGCTCGAAAGCGCGACCCTCCTCGATCTGTCGGCGGCTGAACCGCCGCCGGCAGCGCCCGAAATGGATCTCGAAGGGCTGGCGGAAGAAGGGGAGCCGGAGGTGATAACGACTGCCCTCCATGACGCCTCAGAAGAGCCGGCTGCGCCAACGGATGCCGCCGGTGCAGCGCCGGCGCCGGCAGCGCCGCCAGAAGTGCATACGCCGCCCGCTTCATCCGCGAGCGCACCACCGCCGATTACCACCCCGATCTCGATCATCAAACCGCACGCACCATCGCGCTCCCGGACAGCGCCTGCCTCGAACGGTAATGGGCACGATCATCACGCTCCGGCAACGAACGGTGACACAGCATCAGGACGCACGATGCGGCTGCGCTTCCAACGCTCTGCCGATCAGGAAGCGGACATTCAGTTGATGCAGCACGTCTATGATCTGTTGCGCGGACGCGATGGCGCCGATCAGGTGGTGATTCAGCTCGACACCCTTGATCGCCGGGTGTTGCTGCGCATGCGCCAGACGATCACCTGCGACGACGGATTGATCGATGCGCTGCGCGGCGTGCTTGGCGAAGCGTGCGTGTCAGTGGAGTAG
- a CDS encoding thermonuclease family protein: MSRPSPKRRQRSSRQRREGWFQRAWRFWMNDIRSRRSCLGRALSVTAGVIIIIALVLIVVGFISARSDLFLSPETTSSRPLPDAPTSAPVPLPPSPTSLILPEGLDRAIVTNVTDGDTIEVSFGGVTERVRLIGVDTPETSHPSRPVECFGREAAAFTRAMLSGQTVVLEADPTQDNRDRFNRLLRFVWLPDGRLANYEIIAQGYGFEYTFRTPYRYRAEFRAAERAAREAQAGLWAPETCNGERVPAGSATPIARPSPTPLSVATPLPPSFDGCRTEPNAARAPNAPVVIVSIDKRAEIVTLRNLSSEPVSLDGWTMCSMRGAQVHQGIGGVLAPGETRSFPRAGGRDIWTDNTSDPGALYDAEGRLVAYWND; this comes from the coding sequence ATGAGCCGTCCATCGCCAAAACGTCGTCAGCGTTCCTCCCGGCAACGCCGGGAGGGATGGTTTCAGCGCGCCTGGCGCTTCTGGATGAACGATATTCGTTCTCGTCGTTCGTGTCTGGGGCGAGCGCTGTCGGTGACCGCTGGCGTCATCATCATCATCGCTCTGGTCCTGATCGTTGTTGGGTTCATCTCTGCCCGCAGCGACCTGTTCCTGTCCCCTGAAACCACATCATCGCGCCCATTGCCCGATGCGCCGACATCTGCGCCGGTTCCGCTTCCGCCGTCGCCGACATCCCTCATCCTACCGGAAGGACTGGATCGCGCAATTGTCACCAATGTCACCGACGGCGACACGATCGAGGTGTCGTTTGGCGGGGTGACCGAACGAGTGCGACTGATCGGCGTCGATACGCCGGAGACGTCGCATCCGTCGCGTCCGGTCGAATGTTTTGGGCGCGAGGCGGCGGCGTTCACCCGCGCGATGTTGAGCGGTCAGACGGTGGTGCTCGAGGCAGATCCCACCCAGGATAATCGCGACCGGTTCAATCGGTTGCTCCGCTTCGTCTGGTTGCCGGACGGTCGTCTGGCAAACTACGAGATCATTGCGCAGGGATACGGCTTCGAATACACCTTCCGAACGCCGTATCGTTATCGCGCAGAGTTCAGGGCGGCAGAGCGCGCCGCGCGCGAGGCGCAAGCAGGGTTGTGGGCGCCGGAGACGTGCAACGGCGAACGTGTTCCGGCAGGCAGCGCCACGCCAATCGCCCGCCCGTCTCCAACGCCGTTATCGGTTGCAACGCCGCTGCCGCCGTCGTTCGACGGATGCCGCACCGAACCGAATGCCGCGCGCGCGCCGAACGCGCCGGTCGTCATCGTCAGCATCGACAAGCGCGCCGAAATCGTCACACTGCGCAATCTCAGCAGCGAGCCGGTGAGTCTGGATGGTTGGACGATGTGCAGCATGCGCGGCGCGCAAGTTCACCAGGGCATTGGCGGCGTCCTGGCGCCAGGCGAAACACGTTCGTTCCCACGCGCAGGCGGCAGAGACATCTGGACCGACAACACCTCCGATCCGGGCGCGCTGTACGACGCGGAAGGTCGGCTCGTCGCCTACTGGAATGACTGA
- the hisC gene encoding histidinol-phosphate transaminase: MPASITGLLRPDIAALEPYTPIVPLETLAERLGLPVERIIKLDANENPYGPSPRALAALAAVEHDAPHRYAIYPDPDHTRLRAALSRYVGQPPERIICGAGSDELIDLIMRAVLRPGDVMVDCPPTFAMYSFDAALYGARIVAVPRTEQFDVDVEGVAEAVERDGAKLLFLAAPNNPTGTPLARTTVERLLDLPIILAIDEAYAEFAGTSVIDLVGTRPNLVVLRTFSKWAGLAGLRIGYAAMHEDVITYLWKIKQPYNVNVAAEVAAVASLDDLDERLSTVARIVAERERLAAALAALPGIHVYPSAANFLLCRMTSGGAARARAIRDTLAQRGILIRYFNRPGIDDCIRISVGRPEQNDALLDVLKEVA; encoded by the coding sequence ATGCCAGCATCGATCACCGGGTTGCTGCGCCCCGACATTGCGGCGCTCGAACCATACACGCCGATTGTTCCGCTTGAAACGCTCGCCGAGCGACTCGGTCTGCCGGTCGAACGCATCATCAAACTCGACGCCAACGAAAACCCCTACGGTCCATCACCGCGCGCGCTGGCGGCGCTTGCCGCCGTCGAACACGATGCCCCTCATCGCTACGCCATCTACCCCGACCCGGATCATACCCGCCTGCGCGCCGCCCTCAGCCGGTACGTCGGTCAACCGCCAGAACGTATTATCTGCGGCGCGGGGTCCGATGAACTGATCGACCTGATCATGCGTGCCGTCCTGCGTCCTGGCGATGTCATGGTCGATTGCCCGCCGACCTTTGCCATGTACAGTTTCGATGCGGCGCTCTACGGCGCGCGTATCGTTGCGGTTCCGCGCACCGAACAGTTCGATGTCGATGTCGAGGGAGTTGCGGAAGCGGTCGAGCGTGATGGCGCAAAACTGCTGTTCCTGGCGGCGCCGAACAACCCGACTGGAACGCCGCTGGCGCGCACTACGGTCGAGCGTTTGCTCGATCTGCCGATCATCCTGGCGATTGATGAAGCCTATGCCGAATTTGCCGGGACGAGCGTTATCGATCTGGTTGGCACGCGCCCCAATCTGGTCGTCCTGCGCACCTTCAGCAAATGGGCGGGGCTTGCGGGGCTGCGCATCGGTTATGCGGCAATGCACGAAGACGTGATTACGTACCTGTGGAAGATTAAGCAACCGTACAATGTCAATGTCGCCGCCGAAGTCGCCGCAGTTGCGTCACTCGACGATCTGGACGAGCGGCTGTCCACTGTCGCGCGTATTGTCGCCGAGCGCGAACGCCTGGCGGCTGCGTTGGCGGCGCTGCCTGGCATTCACGTCTACCCCAGTGCGGCGAACTTCCTGCTCTGTCGGATGACCAGTGGTGGCGCTGCGCGCGCCCGCGCCATCCGCGACACCCTGGCGCAGCGTGGGATTCTGATCCGCTACTTCAACCGACCAGGGATCGACGATTGCATTCGTATCAGCGTCGGACGCCCGGAGCAAAACGACGCCCTATTGGATGTGCTAAAGGAAGTAGCATAG